AGCTTGTCAGCCCTGCTTTGCTTCCCAGAACGCTTGCCATCGATGTTCAAACTCATGTTCCTCTTCTTCTCCAAGTTGAGAAGCTCCTGGAAAAGCTCAGTGACATTGTGGTTAGTCTTAGCCGAGGTCTCCATGAAAGCACACTTCCAGATCTTGGACTGGGCCTCTCCATCTTCGGTCTTCACTTCCCGTTGTGTCTCATCGCTCTTGTTTCCCACGAGCATGATGGGGATGTTCTCTACGTTGCCTTTGATAGCGAGAATCTGCTGGTATATGGGCTTTAATTCTTCCAGGGATTGCTTACTAGTGATGGAGTAGACCAGAATGAATGCGTGACCCTTGGAGATGGACAGACGCTGCATGGCAGGAAACTGGTGGCTGCCGGTTGTGTCTGTGATCTGCAGGGTGCAGACGCTCTTGTCACAGCTGATCACCTGCCGGTACGTGTCCTCCACCGTCGGGATGTAGGTGTCCCGGAAAGTGCCTTTCACAAAACGGAGCACCAGGGAGCTCTTCCCCACACCCCCTGCTCCAAACACCACCACACGGTAGTCGTTGCTCTGCTCGGGCATCTTGGGCCTTCAGCTGCACCACTCACTTTCTAGACTTAATAGagcaaaaagaaacatttagaTAACTGTGTATTGTACTGTAGCCTATAACAGGggctttcaaacattttttgtacatTCCAAGTAGCATCAAAAATACCCCTCAATTctaataaatttcacaaacacttAAATTAGCAATTAACAAGTTAATTGAATAGAACTTGatttttgaagtagaaaaactgaaatataaaatacaccCCAATCGTCactccaaaataattttttacagtgtatatggACCCTCTTCCTAAAGACtatatacattactgacactctatcctccaatttgatactgttaagtgctttgacacaatctgtattgttaaaagcactatataaataaaggtgacttgacctGACTTGactatatattttaatgcacccatttattttaagatgaatacatattaatacaaaatatataatataaatgtaatctaTTTGCCAAAACAATTGTGCTGTATTATATTgtcaaactaaaaattaaaaatattatttttaaaaatgtttattcaaaatattcttttttaaacttttttttttatcttgcacTTGCTTTTTTGGTTGtcttttttacttatttatttaaaataagtagatatttaaaatatgtatttcacATATTCACAACAGTTTTCCCCTTTAGCTAGTAAAGGAgacaaggtttttattttttccacaaaactacacaaatatttgttttattatttcttatttttatatcacCAAGGCTCTCAACAGAATAAAATACTGTAACTGTAATTAATCTCAGAATTTATGACCAAGGTAAATGTGtcaaaaaaactataataatcatatttattaatattttaaatgaatatgttCATTTTGAAATGCCTAAAAAATGCCATGAATGTTTTTCCAAAAATACTTCCCGCAAATCCCCTAGCATCCACTTGTGACCCCTAAAATCACATTGTAAGATGCTAAAGTACATTGTTAAGCATGATACACTGGACAGGAATGATTgacaagcaaaaaataaaatgttaaatcatcAATCACCAAACATACTGTTTAATGCTTGGTTCTATTTCTCACAACAAGTAGCCATGCCCACTATGAAACCTCACTcctcaaaaaaaattaaaaattgtacaTTAAACTACATTTATTCCGACTGGCTGTGATTGTGTCATGTCACACAGTGTGTTCAGTGTATACAGAAAAATTGCTAGTGCCCGGAAACACTTCATCACACATCCTATTTAAATCCATTatgctttaaacatttaacatgatcataatttatttactgGATATTTATCTAATTCAAAATTACAGGTATGATCCACAAACACATTTAGAGATGTTTTGCCTCTAGACAGGACTCAAGTGACTTTTCTAAAGAAAGAGACATGAGCCTTGTCATCCATCATGCTATTATGAAATCACAATGCAGCTCATCATAATGTATCTGTGCTTTGCCCTCAGACACTCTCTTGCTTTCGCTGCAGTTTATAGCAGTGCATTATTTATTGCCTCAGAGCACAAAACAATAATTCTAAACAGTTTTCTGCTCCTGAGCACACTAGCATTCAGATTGAAGCACTATGTATCAGTCCGAGAGTAAAAGaggttttagatttttttaaataagctttTATATGTGCAATTTAATGTTCTCGTGAATAATTTAGCCTAGACACAGACCATATCCATCAGTGTCAGAGAACCACAAACAGAACACACATCGAATTGTGTATAGATTATGCAGAAGCAAGCAAGAACACAATTTCCAGGTTTACACCGATTCCAACCTCAGTAATCAATACCTCAATTATCACACCAGCAGACGAGGGATACTGAAAGACACCTCCAATGAAACTACCCCAGTTCAATCGAAGTTTCTGCTGAACTTGCATCACATATACTATTCATATGATGGCAGACATGACAGACATTATTTGTCTCAGAAACCTTGAGCTGATTATAAAATAGCTTGATTCAAAGCTGTTGTGATTGTTTATTTCATTAGTACTGTTAAATTTTGGCATTTGTTCAATGATTTACTGTATCTGTGGTATTCTCTATGCTAGTCTTTTTAAAGTGATGTATGTGGACAAAGGCTCTTTAATTGGCATCtaatatttcaccccaaaaatggGAAATTTGGAGTACTTTAGCATTACGTCGCTTGCTAACctatggatcctctgcagtgaatgggtgccatcaaaatgagagtctaaacagctgataaaaacaataatccacaagtaatccacatgactccattCCATCAACTTACATCTTGTGAAGTTGAAAAcattgtgtgtttgtaagaaacaaatccatacttaagacattttaactttaagcAGTTGTTTCTggtcaaaatatgagtccataatacACAATAATGCTTCCCCCAATGAAAAaatccatcccctgttgtcctgtcacatcaaaatcccacaacatatttatttaaaactattcTGGATTGCTTTCACTAAACAGTACTTGatgtgtgcatatttctctccttaTTCAGACAAAACGACTTTGTCATTGCAGAAagaaatattatggatagaggacttatattttactacaaacacaaatttttacttcacaagatgttaactgttGGACTGGAATCATGTgtattacttgtggattattgcgatgcttttatcagctgtttgaactctcattctgacggcacccattcacttgcAGAGGATCCAATGGTGAGCAAGTGGGTGAacaaatttttgggtgaactattc
This portion of the Onychostoma macrolepis isolate SWU-2019 chromosome 02, ASM1243209v1, whole genome shotgun sequence genome encodes:
- the diras1b gene encoding GTP-binding protein Di-Ras1b, giving the protein MPEQSNDYRVVVFGAGGVGKSSLVLRFVKGTFRDTYIPTVEDTYRQVISCDKSVCTLQITDTTGSHQFPAMQRLSISKGHAFILVYSITSKQSLEELKPIYQQILAIKGNVENIPIMLVGNKSDETQREVKTEDGEAQSKIWKCAFMETSAKTNHNVTELFQELLNLEKKRNMSLNIDGKRSGKQSRADKLKGKCSIM